Genomic window (Haemorhous mexicanus isolate bHaeMex1 unplaced genomic scaffold, bHaeMex1.pri scaffold_188_ctg1, whole genome shotgun sequence):
ctgtcccggcgtccctctgtccccccgctgtcccgctgtccccccgctgtccccccgctgtcccgctgtcccggtgtccctctgtcccgctgtcccggtgtccccctgtcctgctgtccccccgctgtcccgctgtccccccgctgtccccctgtctcgctgtcccggtgtccccctgtcccgctgtcccgctgtcccggtgtcccggtgtccccctgtccccttgtccccctgtcccgctgtccccccgctgtccccccgctgtcccggtgtccccctgtcccgcTGTCTcgctgtccccccgctgtcccgctgtccccccgctgtccccccgctgtcccgctgtccccccgctgtccccccgctgtccctctgtcccgctgtcccgctgtccccctgtcccgcTGTCCCGCTGTCCGGTGCGCACCTGCTGGCAGCGCACCAGGTGATAGGGCAGGCGGGACACGCGCACCTGGTGGTTCCGGTCGTACGGGCACTGCACGAGCGCATCGGGCTCCATGCGGGCCCGAGCGGCCCGACGGTACCGGGCTCGGTTCGGTACCGCCGGGCACCGTTCGGTACCGGTTATGTCCCGCCGGGCACCGTTCGGTACCGCCGGGCACCGCTCGGTACCGGTTATGTCCCACCGGGCACGGTTCGGTCCCGGTTCGGTCTCACCGGCCGCAGTTTCGTCCCAGCGGTCCCGGTTTTGTCCCACGagtcccggttctgtcccggttcggtgccggttctgtcccggttcgGTGCCGGTTCGGTCCCACCGGTGCCGGTTCGGTGCCAGCAGGAtcggttctgtcccggttcgGTCCCACCGGTGCCGGTTCGGTGCCAGCAGGGTTGGTTCTGTCCCGTTCCGGTCCCACCAGGGTTGGTTCTGTCGCGGTCCGGTCTCACCAGTGCCGGTTTTGCTTTACGGCAGCGTCGCCGTTACCGCGGCAACGGGCGCTGCTTCCGGGTCCTCCGAGCCGCTGGGGGGCGCCGCGGCTCCGTCTCCATGGTGACGCCTGGAACGAGCTGAAAAGTAAATCAGGacttgattaaaaattaaaagttttattcccaaaataaattaagaacTCATTAAAAATTCCTAATTAAAAGGCCTTAAagtacaagagcctggccaCGGCTAAACCCAAGCTGGACCCAAAATCgactaaaaaaaaagaatttatgtttttgtgttttcacCCTTTTGTAACCTTTGgttcatttgcatattggggttaattgtcgAATTAAAGTTTTGGGTTATGAAGTTCCATCCTCCTGGGTGATTCCTTTGATTTGCTGCTGTTTATCATTCTTGGGGCTGAGGCTGTTCCGGCGTCCTTGGATTTGGGGatgaaaaggattgttttgcttaaataaaaaacatcGAAAGTTAGAAATTGAGGCATTGATGGCAACGGGAGCAGATTTGGGGTAAACGGGCCCAGATTGGGGTAAATGGGCCCAGATTGGGGTAAATGGGCCCAGATTGGGGTAAATGGGCCCTGATTGGGGTAAATGGGCCCAGATTGGGGTAAATGGGCCCAGATTGGGGTAAATGGGCTCTGATTGGGGTAAATGGGCCCAGTTTGGGGCAAAAGTAGACAAGATTGGGGTAAACAGGCCCAGATTGGGGTAAATGGGCCTTGATTGGGGTAAATGGGCCCAGTTTAGGGTGAAAGGGCACAGTTTGGGGTAAAATGGGCCTTGATTGGGGTAAATGGGCCCAGTTTGGGGTAAATGGGCCTTGATTGGGGTAAATGGGCCCAGTTTGGGGTAAATGGGCCCAGATTGGGGTAAATGGGCCCAGTTTGGGGTAAATGGGCCCAGATTGGGGTAAAATTGGACAAGATAGAGGAAAACGGGCCCAGATTGGCGTAAATGGGCCCAGTTTAGGGTAAAAGGGCACAGTTTGGGTTTAAATGAGCCATGATTGGGGTAAAATGGGTCCAAACTGGGGTCCCCTGACTGGGGAGAAATGGGACCCATTTGGGGACAAAGGGGACCCAAAAGGGGCACAAACGGGAGAGAATTTGGGTTCCATGGGCCCAAATTGGTTCCATATGGGGCCGTGACCCCAATAGGGGGCCCAGACCCCGATATGGGGCCCAGACCCCGATATGGGGCCCCGAGTTGGGGCTGTCAGAGCCCCAGATGGGGCCCATGGTGGCACTGGCCACCACCCGTGTCCCTGTGGCCGCTGTCCCCACCCGCGGTGTCACGGGGCGGTGGCGGCTCCGTCACGTGGCCCCGGTGGCCCCAGCGCTGCCGGGCCCAGCCCAGGAAGGGGAAGTTGGGGTTTGGGGCCTTTTGGGGACGCTTGGGGTGCCACCGAGGCGCCACCGAGGTGCCACCATGTCCCTGCCCTCGGTGTACGGGGACAAGCTGGCCGAGAAGCTGACGCTGCTCAacgagcggggccggggggtcCTTGTGCGCGTCTACAACCTCAAAAAGGTCTGGGGGGAGTCCtgggggacaccctggggacatcccggggtccccaaacccccccggcCATGGGGAGCGGCCGAGGGGATGGGGGGAGTGAGGgatggggggatgggggggatttggggagggggcacagcccaggaggggctttagggggggttgggggggtcctggtcaGGGAGGGGCTTGgacagggggggtttggggggtcccagtcttgagggggaatttggggggtctgaggaggggtttgggggatccCAGCCTTGAGGGGGAATTTGGGTGGTCTGAGGAGGGGGGGACCTGagttttgagggggttttgggggtcccagcccgGGAGGGGTTTAGGGGGGACCTgattggggggggggtctgttttgtggggttttttggggggtcccagccgAGGGAGGGGTTTTTGGGAGATCTGAGGGGTGGGGACTCAgttctgggggggttttgggggtgtcccagccccaggaggggtttttggggtcgtTTCGGGGGGTCGTGACGCGGGGGTCCCCCAGACGTGCTCGGACCCCCGCACGCGGCCGCCCTTCCTGGGGGACAAGGCCATGGAGGCCTCGGCCAAGTTCATCCTGAAGAAATTCCCGCACCTGGACGTGCGCAGCAGCACCGTGAGCCGctgtccccaccgtgtccccacccgtgtccccactgtccccgtgtccccacccctgagtccccaccccctgtccccacccctgtgtCCCTACTGTCTCCGTGTCCCCAcccgtgtccccaccccctGAGTCCccacccccctgtccccaccccctgtTCCCACctccgtgtccccctgtcctcgtagtgtccccattgtcaccgtgtccccacccctgtgtccccgtgtccctgctgtccccatgtccctacggtgtccccaccccctgtGGGATGTGCCACCCCGCCCTGCgtgtccccactgtcacctccccctgGATGTCCCTTTTCTCACccctccccgctgtccccgggtGCCACCCACGCCGCTGTCCCCCCCGTGTCAccctccccgctgtccccgggtGCCACCCACgccgctgtccccgtgtcccccgcagcagcacctgggcccggtgcacagggacagaggggacatcGTGCGGGCGCTGGCTCCGTTCTACCAAACCTTCCTGGACGTCCTGGAGTTCCGGGTGAGccggggggacagaggggacacaggggacacaggggacacaggggacactggggatgggggggacactgggacaggggacagaggggacacaggggacagaggggacacaggggacactggggatgggggggacactgagacaggggggacagaggtgacacaaGGGACAGAGAGCGtacaggggacatgggggacacagggggacatagggggacagaggggacacgggggacatggggacagaggggacacgggggacacagAGGTCCCTCAGagccagggacagaggggacacggggggacacaggggcgtccctcagagccagggacacgggggacacggggacacaggggatagaggggacacggggggacacggggggcgtccctcagagccagggacacgggggacacgggggacacagGAGTCAGGAGGGTCactcagagctggggacagaggggacacgggggtgcCTCAGAGCCGGGGACACGGCGGTGACACGCGGcgctgtccccttgtccccaggaCCACGTGTACGAGCTGCTCAACACCATCGACGCCAGCCAGTGCTTCTTCGACATCGTGAGTGCCACCccggccgccgccccgcgctgtccccgctgtcgCCGCGCCCTcacgctgtcccctccccgccaGCACATCAACTACGACCTCACCAAGGGCTACCTGGACCTGGTTGTCACCTACGTGtcgctggtgctgctgctggcgcGCGCCGAGGAGCGGcgcctgctgctggggctctaCCAGTGCGCGCACGAGATGAGCCACGGCGCCAGGTGCCACCtgctgtccccacgctgtccccagggccacccctg
Coding sequences:
- the LOC132322885 gene encoding nck-associated protein 1-like isoform X1, whose product is MSLPSVYGDKLAEKLTLLNERGRGVLVRVYNLKKTCSDPRTRPPFLGDKAMEASAKFILKKFPHLDVRSSTQHLGPVHRDRGDIVRALAPFYQTFLDVLEFRDHVYELLNTIDASQCFFDIHINYDLTKGYLDLVVTYVSLVLLLARAEERRLLLGLYQCAHEMSHGASEPGFPRLAQMVLEYEHPLKKLPEEFGPHTKAVSSALLSLRAPLARRCRDAELWRQEQLLSLLGPAGDMLSPVTCDSVSGDRGTGTG
- the LOC132322885 gene encoding nck-associated protein 1-like isoform X2; amino-acid sequence: MSLPSVYGDKLAEKLTLLNERGRGVLVRVYNLKKTCSDPRTRPPFLGDKAMEASAKFILKKFPHLDVRSSTHLGPVHRDRGDIVRALAPFYQTFLDVLEFRDHVYELLNTIDASQCFFDIHINYDLTKGYLDLVVTYVSLVLLLARAEERRLLLGLYQCAHEMSHGASEPGFPRLAQMVLEYEHPLKKLPEEFGPHTKAVSSALLSLRAPLARRCRDAELWRQEQLLSLLGPAGDMLSPVTCDSVSGDRGTGTG